One genomic region from Hoeflea algicola encodes:
- a CDS encoding tRNA-binding protein yields MSQTIAWDDFEKVDIRTGTVISAEPFPEARKPAIKLRIDFGSEIGEKKSSAQITEHYTPQSLVGRQVLAVVNFPPRQIGPFMSEVLTLGFADANGAIVLAATDKNVPDGARLM; encoded by the coding sequence ATGAGCCAGACCATCGCCTGGGACGATTTCGAGAAAGTCGATATCCGCACCGGCACCGTGATTTCTGCCGAGCCGTTTCCCGAAGCGCGCAAGCCGGCGATCAAGCTCAGGATCGATTTCGGCTCGGAGATTGGCGAAAAGAAATCCTCGGCGCAGATCACCGAGCATTACACACCGCAATCGCTGGTCGGACGCCAGGTGCTGGCGGTGGTCAATTTCCCCCCGCGGCAAATCGGCCCGTTCATGTCGGAAGTGCTGACGCTGGGATTTGCCGACGCCAATGGTGCCATCGTGCTGGCCGCGACCGACAAGAACGTGCCCGACGGCGCGCGATTGATGTAG
- the proC gene encoding pyrroline-5-carboxylate reductase, whose protein sequence is MISPSTPLVLVGAGNMGGAMLNGWLDAGTDPASILVIDPKPSEAMAQRLAKAGVRCESSPPAGVTAGVLMLAVKPQMMEAVLPGLTGLVGPHTVSLSIAAGKTIAFFEQYLGGAVVRSIPNTPAMVGRGITGAVANAAVSAEARAEIDRLLSVCGPVEWLEDEAMIDAVTAVSGSGPAYVFYLVECMAEAGRKCGLPADLAMRLARATVTGAGELMHRSPDGAATLRQNVTSPNGTTAAALAVLMADEGMQPLFDAALKAAADRSRELAG, encoded by the coding sequence ATGATTTCGCCTTCGACCCCTCTGGTTCTCGTCGGCGCAGGCAATATGGGCGGCGCTATGCTCAACGGCTGGCTTGATGCTGGCACCGATCCGGCGTCGATCCTGGTGATTGATCCCAAACCATCTGAGGCGATGGCGCAGCGGCTGGCCAAGGCCGGCGTGCGTTGCGAAAGCTCCCCACCCGCAGGCGTGACGGCGGGCGTGCTGATGCTCGCGGTCAAGCCGCAGATGATGGAAGCGGTACTGCCGGGGCTGACCGGGCTGGTGGGGCCGCACACTGTCAGCCTGTCGATTGCGGCGGGCAAGACCATCGCCTTTTTCGAACAATATCTGGGCGGCGCCGTGGTGCGCTCGATTCCCAACACGCCGGCCATGGTCGGCCGCGGCATCACCGGTGCGGTTGCCAATGCCGCCGTCAGCGCCGAAGCCCGGGCCGAGATCGATCGGCTGCTGTCGGTCTGCGGTCCGGTCGAATGGCTCGAGGACGAAGCCATGATCGATGCGGTCACGGCGGTGTCGGGCAGCGGCCCGGCCTATGTGTTTTATCTCGTCGAGTGCATGGCAGAGGCAGGCCGGAAATGCGGTCTGCCGGCGGACCTCGCCATGCGCCTGGCACGCGCGACCGTCACGGGGGCTGGTGAACTGATGCACCGGTCTCCGGACGGCGCCGCAACCTTGCGCCAGAATGTGACATCGCCCAACGGCACCACCGCTGCGGCGCTGGCGGTGCTGATGGCCGATGAAGGCATGCAACCGCTGTTCGACGCAGCGTTGAAGGCCGCCGCTGACCGATCGCGCGAACTGGCCGGTTGA